From Candidatus Methylomirabilota bacterium:
GAATCCGATGCCGCCGAGCACGCTGTTACCGACGGTGATTGCCAGATCGCCGATCGGGGCGCTCGACACTCCGGCCGCCGCCATCCCGGTGACGGTTTTCGCTGCAGCGCCTGTACCGTCGGTCGCGGTGAGCTTCTCGTTGATCATGTAGCCGGCGGCAAAGTACTCGAAGAGGTAGGCGCAGAGCCCTTGGATGACGAGCGAGATGATTACCGCTCGGGGGATATTGCGACGCGGGTTCTTCGTCTCCGCGGCCAGCGCGGTGCAGCTCTCGAACCCGACCAGGATGAGAATGGCCAGTGTTGACTGGACGAGCACTCCGGTCAGCGAGTGCGGCCGAACTACGTCCCACCCCCCAGAGAAGGCCCACTGCGCGGCGCCCTGCGGATTTGTCAACCGATAATAGATCGCCAGCGCGCTGAACAGCACCAGTGTCGTCAACTGGAGGACATTGATCGCGATCGCGGTCGTTGTTGACCCGGTGATGCCGCGGTGGGCGATGGCTCCCGTCACGAACGCGAACATCACAGCAATGACCACTAATGCAGTCGTCGATAGGGTGGCGCCAGTAAAAGCGGTGTAGATGTAGCCGAGCAGGGTCGCCATCATGGCTACCATTACGCCGGGATAGACCCAGTAAAACAGATGAGCGGCCCATCCCGTGACGATCTTCGCGAGACGCGCCCACTTGTGGTGTGTCGTAGATTCGCGGTCCAGGAATGCCTTTTCCGCGAAGTAATAGCAACTCCCGAATCCGGCCTCGGGATAGAGCCGAGCCAGCTCCGCGTACGAAATAGCCGTGAGGAAGGCGAGAATCAGCGCGGCGCCGATTCCAGCCCAGATGTCGGCGGAGACCGAGCTCCCATCCGGCGCAGTCGCCGAGGCTTGTAACTGATATGTAATCCAGAGGAATGCGCCCGGCGCGATCAGTGCCATCGCGTTCACGGTGGCACCGGTCAGTCCAAGTGTCGGCTTGACCCCTGAGGTACCCGTACTCTGTTCAGCCATCTGCTGCTCCTTTCCGTTGGCTGCTCCGCGCCTCTCGGCGCTTCTGCAGCGTTGTGCTGCGCCGCGCTTCCGGAAGCGACGTCCCGTTGCATCTAGAACTGGTAGATCAGCTCACCCTGAATCGTGTTTTGGGAGTCGGTATTTTGTGTTCCGTCGTGTCGGTCAAATATCTGTTGGTTGTGTCTGGCCTGGTCATGGCGATACTCAACGCTGGCGAAGACGTGATCGAACAGCTTATATCTGCCGGTCAGCGTCGTTTCCCAGACCTCCAGTTGTTTACCCGGCGTTGCATTGGGGAGCCGGAAGCCGTCCTGATCTCTGAAGTACTCACCCCGCACGCCAACCGAAATCCTGTCGGTAAAATCGTAGACGGCATAGGCCGCCACCGCATGCCAGACTGCGGTATCGCCGTTATCGAAGAACGCTTCCTCCTGCCGTCCGTAGTCATAGTTGAGCGTGAGCGTGAGCGGCGCGATCGGCTTATAGGTGGCGATGAAATCGATAAGTCCACGCTTTGGCCCATTGCGATTAATGTCACGTTTAAGGTCGAA
This genomic window contains:
- a CDS encoding APC family permease, with amino-acid sequence MAEQSTGTSGVKPTLGLTGATVNAMALIAPGAFLWITYQLQASATAPDGSSVSADIWAGIGAALILAFLTAISYAELARLYPEAGFGSCYYFAEKAFLDRESTTHHKWARLAKIVTGWAAHLFYWVYPGVMVAMMATLLGYIYTAFTGATLSTTALVVIAVMFAFVTGAIAHRGITGSTTTAIAINVLQLTTLVLFSALAIYYRLTNPQGAAQWAFSGGWDVVRPHSLTGVLVQSTLAILILVGFESCTALAAETKNPRRNIPRAVIISLVIQGLCAYLFEYFAAGYMINEKLTATDGTGAAAKTVTGMAAAGVSSAPIGDLAITVGNSVLGGIGFGLMISIAVTVAIAILGTTLSCLNTAVRISYAMAQDREMPEILGILHGRFATPHRALWVLVVVSCVIAAVGVQSVVGLTGIALASNFGTFILYALTCLWAMIAFPGRREYSFVKHGVVPVLGLLANIAMLVAIPYLYLIGNADAKKEAYICFAIAGAWAVVSAIYVVATSRRTGRALIVRPARVS